One genomic window of Polyangium aurulentum includes the following:
- a CDS encoding dienelactone hydrolase family protein, which yields MTSANKPKAPEGNLATFALERFTHGGVTHEVYRKGKGPAVLVLTEMPGISPQVLGFADRVVALGCTAVLPNLFGTPGRDPTDGKLYGVSSMAKACISKEFTVLATGRSSPVVDWLRALAASEHQRSGGPGVGVVGMCFTGGFALAMAGDARVLAPVLSQPSLPLPISESRRKNIDTDPATLEVVAQRCAREGLRVLGLRFKGDPFVPDERFQFLRERLGEGFVAVELEQSDGHPEGPLAKHHSVLTGALIDAPGEPTRAALDRVLQLFRDKLLSA from the coding sequence GTGACCTCTGCGAACAAGCCCAAGGCGCCCGAGGGAAATCTCGCCACGTTCGCGCTCGAGCGCTTCACGCACGGCGGGGTCACGCACGAGGTTTATCGAAAAGGAAAAGGCCCCGCGGTCCTCGTGCTGACCGAGATGCCGGGTATCTCTCCGCAGGTGCTCGGGTTCGCCGATCGGGTCGTGGCGCTCGGCTGCACGGCCGTGCTGCCCAACCTGTTCGGCACCCCGGGCCGCGATCCGACCGATGGCAAGCTCTACGGCGTCTCCTCGATGGCAAAGGCGTGCATCAGCAAAGAGTTCACCGTGCTCGCGACGGGGCGCTCCTCGCCCGTCGTCGATTGGCTCCGCGCCCTCGCCGCCTCGGAGCACCAGCGCTCGGGCGGGCCGGGCGTGGGCGTCGTGGGCATGTGCTTCACCGGCGGATTCGCGCTCGCGATGGCCGGGGACGCGCGCGTGCTGGCGCCCGTCCTGTCGCAGCCGTCGCTTCCGCTCCCGATCTCGGAGAGCCGGCGAAAAAACATCGACACCGATCCGGCGACCCTCGAGGTCGTGGCGCAGCGCTGCGCACGGGAGGGCCTGCGGGTGCTCGGGCTGCGCTTCAAAGGCGATCCTTTCGTGCCCGACGAGCGATTCCAGTTCCTTCGCGAGCGCCTCGGGGAAGGGTTCGTCGCCGTGGAGCTGGAGCAATCCGACGGGCACCCCGAGGGCCCTCTCGCCAAGCACCACTCGGTATTGACCGGCGCGCTGATCGATGCCCCGGGGGAGCCGACGCGCGCCGCGCTCGACCGCGTCCTGCAGCTCTTTCGCGACAAGCTGCTGAGCGCGTAG
- a CDS encoding FAD-dependent monooxygenase codes for MTREQVDVAVVGGGPVGLMLASELALAGVKVAVFERRKERVPQSRALSVHPRTLEVLAIRGLEPRFLARGKPLPTGHYAALDTRLDFSALDTTFPFSLFIPQTLTEALLEERARELGVALHRGHRVRGLAQDAEGVDLEGEREDGTFGVRARYVVGADGARSVVRTLAGIAFPGTDVTTTQMLGDVVLGEPPPQPVLSRTRLSGGAMLVPLGDGVHHRVVVISPGRQHVPLSEPVTLEELSGAVRDVLGTDFGMHSPLWLSRFGNETRHAGTYREGRVLLAGDAAHIHMPAGGQGLNVGLQDAMNLGWKLAGVLRGFAPSSLLDSYHHERHPVGARLLQNTLSQTALMTHFSPAGLALRDTFSALLAQPEVNRALAEQIAAFDVTYPAPALPAPAGFEVEPAVSGRRLSDQPLRCEGGATRSLYSLLHQGKWLLLRRPSTARFELPAPWRDWTTEVTAELSREVPGLGAWSSLLVRPDGHLGYVSH; via the coding sequence GCCCGGTGGGGCTGATGCTGGCCAGCGAGCTCGCCCTCGCGGGCGTGAAGGTGGCCGTGTTCGAGCGGAGGAAGGAGCGGGTCCCGCAGTCACGCGCCCTGTCCGTCCACCCGCGCACCCTGGAGGTCTTGGCGATCCGGGGGCTCGAGCCGCGCTTCCTGGCGCGCGGCAAGCCCCTGCCGACGGGGCACTACGCCGCGCTGGACACGCGCCTGGACTTCTCGGCGCTGGACACGACGTTCCCCTTTTCGCTGTTCATCCCCCAGACGCTCACCGAGGCGCTCCTCGAAGAGCGCGCGCGGGAGCTGGGCGTGGCGCTGCATCGCGGCCACCGCGTCCGCGGGCTGGCGCAGGACGCCGAGGGCGTGGACCTCGAGGGGGAGCGGGAGGACGGCACGTTCGGGGTGAGGGCCCGGTACGTCGTGGGCGCGGATGGCGCGCGCAGCGTGGTGCGCACGCTGGCGGGCATCGCCTTCCCGGGCACCGACGTGACGACCACCCAGATGCTGGGGGATGTGGTCCTCGGGGAGCCTCCCCCGCAGCCCGTCCTGTCGCGCACGCGCCTGAGCGGCGGCGCGATGCTCGTCCCCCTGGGAGACGGCGTTCATCACCGCGTCGTGGTGATCTCGCCCGGCCGCCAGCACGTCCCGCTGTCCGAGCCCGTCACCCTGGAGGAGCTGTCGGGAGCGGTCCGCGACGTGCTCGGCACCGATTTCGGGATGCATTCGCCGCTGTGGCTGTCGCGCTTCGGCAACGAGACGCGCCATGCGGGCACCTACCGCGAGGGCCGCGTGCTCCTCGCGGGAGACGCCGCCCACATCCACATGCCGGCGGGTGGACAGGGCCTCAACGTGGGGCTCCAGGACGCGATGAACCTGGGCTGGAAGCTCGCGGGCGTATTGCGGGGCTTCGCGCCTTCCTCGCTGCTCGACAGCTACCACCACGAGCGTCACCCCGTGGGCGCGCGGCTGCTGCAAAACACGCTGAGCCAGACGGCCCTCATGACCCACTTCAGCCCGGCGGGACTGGCCCTGCGCGACACCTTCTCGGCGCTGCTCGCCCAGCCCGAGGTCAACCGCGCGCTCGCCGAGCAGATCGCCGCCTTCGACGTGACCTACCCCGCGCCTGCGCTCCCCGCCCCGGCGGGCTTCGAGGTGGAGCCCGCGGTCTCGGGAAGGCGCCTCTCCGACCAGCCCCTGCGCTGCGAGGGAGGCGCCACGCGTTCGCTCTACTCCCTGCTGCACCAGGGAAAATGGCTGCTCTTGCGCCGCCCCTCCACCGCGCGCTTCGAGCTTCCGGCGCCCTGGAGGGACTGGACGACCGAGGTCACCGCCGAGCTGTCGCGCGAGGTGCCAGGCCTCGGCGCCTGGAGCTCGCTCCTGGTGCGTCCGGACGGCCACCTGGGCTATGTCTCGCATTGA
- a CDS encoding SMP-30/gluconolactonase/LRE family protein, with the protein MVRFPYKSLLAAMLLGCSQPPAAPPEAPSQPPSQAPPETPSQAAYRQEVVVPGSPFQGVHGMVVDGKGHLLASNLLGQTVHSVDLRSGAVSTVVGPPLGGADDVTLGPDGSIYWTGYFSGQLMRRTPDGKTHVLAKDLPGLNSLAFRGDGRFYVTQLGRADALWEVDPEGKKPPRKVLDKPGFLNGFEFGKDDRLYGPLLLKGQVIRLNVDTGKMEVVADGFAMPIAVNFDARHEHLYVLDSVRGELVRVRLPKGTKEVVAKLPTGLDNLAVGPDDRVYVSNMPDNDIRVVNPADGSVRPVVEARLSVPSGLAVAPEDPDERLYLADVYALRRVGGRDGKISETTRILSTRLTFPMHVSLSEKHVVLSSGYIGNVQVLDRASGEILRTIPNTNGVQGALELPDGTLLVAEATTGKLVRVENGEPAKTTVLAEGLEGPVGLVGDTEAKEPGVYVTEVRSGRVTRVRLSDGSKSTVAKDLQGPEGIARHPDGGLIVAEVGRKRLVRIDPATGSATEIASGLKIGLPESEGLPPGYIPTGVAVGRSGTIYVSSDVESALYRFVPAR; encoded by the coding sequence GTGGTTCGATTCCCCTACAAGTCGCTGCTCGCCGCCATGCTCCTGGGATGCAGCCAGCCCCCGGCTGCCCCTCCCGAGGCCCCATCCCAGCCCCCTTCCCAGGCTCCGCCCGAAACCCCTTCGCAGGCGGCCTATCGGCAGGAGGTGGTGGTGCCCGGCTCGCCCTTCCAGGGCGTGCATGGAATGGTCGTCGACGGCAAAGGACACCTCCTGGCCAGCAATCTGCTCGGCCAGACGGTCCATTCCGTCGACTTGCGCAGCGGCGCGGTGTCGACCGTGGTGGGGCCTCCCCTCGGCGGCGCGGACGACGTCACCCTGGGGCCCGATGGATCCATCTACTGGACCGGCTATTTCTCCGGCCAGTTGATGCGGCGCACGCCGGATGGCAAGACGCACGTCCTCGCCAAGGATCTGCCGGGCCTCAACTCGCTGGCCTTCCGCGGCGACGGCAGGTTCTACGTCACCCAGCTCGGCCGGGCCGACGCGCTCTGGGAGGTGGATCCGGAAGGGAAAAAGCCTCCTCGCAAGGTCCTCGACAAGCCCGGCTTCCTCAACGGCTTCGAGTTTGGCAAGGATGACCGGCTCTACGGCCCGCTCTTGCTCAAGGGGCAGGTCATCCGTTTGAACGTCGACACGGGGAAAATGGAGGTCGTGGCGGATGGTTTCGCCATGCCGATCGCCGTCAACTTCGACGCGCGCCACGAGCACCTCTACGTGCTCGACTCCGTGCGCGGCGAGCTGGTCCGCGTCCGGCTGCCCAAGGGAACCAAGGAGGTCGTCGCGAAGCTGCCCACCGGGCTCGATAACCTGGCGGTCGGCCCCGACGACCGGGTGTACGTGTCCAACATGCCGGACAACGACATTCGCGTGGTCAATCCCGCCGACGGCTCGGTGCGGCCGGTGGTCGAGGCGCGCTTGAGCGTGCCCTCCGGCCTCGCGGTCGCGCCGGAGGATCCGGACGAGCGCCTGTACCTGGCGGATGTGTACGCGCTTCGCCGGGTGGGAGGGCGTGATGGGAAGATCTCCGAGACGACCCGCATCCTCTCCACCCGATTGACGTTCCCGATGCACGTGAGCCTGAGCGAAAAGCACGTGGTCCTGAGCAGCGGCTACATCGGCAACGTGCAGGTGCTGGATCGGGCCTCCGGGGAGATCCTGCGGACGATCCCCAACACGAACGGCGTGCAGGGCGCGCTCGAGCTGCCCGACGGCACGCTGCTCGTCGCCGAGGCCACCACGGGCAAGCTCGTGCGTGTGGAGAACGGCGAGCCCGCAAAGACCACGGTGCTGGCCGAGGGGCTGGAGGGGCCGGTGGGCCTCGTGGGGGACACGGAGGCGAAGGAGCCGGGGGTGTACGTCACCGAGGTGCGCTCGGGGCGGGTGACCCGGGTGCGCCTGTCGGATGGCTCCAAGAGCACGGTGGCCAAGGACCTGCAGGGCCCCGAGGGCATCGCCCGGCATCCTGACGGCGGGTTGATCGTCGCCGAGGTGGGCCGCAAGCGGCTGGTGCGCATCGATCCGGCCACGGGGAGCGCCACCGAGATCGCGAGCGGCCTGAAGATCGGCCTGCCCGAGAGCGAGGGCCTGCCGCCGGGCTACATCCCGACGGGGGTCGCCGTGGGCCGGTCGGGGACGATCTACGTGTCGTCCGACGTCGAGAGCGCGCTCTACCGGTTCGTGCCGGCGCGGTGA
- a CDS encoding SBBP repeat-containing protein: protein MRTFSFSTRAQLFACLTLLPVFAACSQEVRTYPDAGGGGGSGGQGGAGGSAPTPGAALWSVQIGQNGYDSVASVAVDPAGNTLVIGHFSGAIDLGGGPITSPNGSATFVAKLDRDGKHVWSKAFTLSLPGGQHIAVDPNGEVLVGGNYFYDLDFGGGPLPKTNGGLAVAKLSGLDGSHIWSKGFGDQYSKDLKYVASDRFGGVVILGPYGGTVDFGGGPIGNEFSGGDVFFARLDAAGNQVFTRNINGGQFDDAYGLAVDEQGNIAIAVGFEETISLGQEPATSKGQKDILLAKFDPLGNFLWQKAFGDALYDTASQIAFDAQGNILLTGTFGGSVSFGGEPLVALGTNPNVFLAKFDPDGNHVYSRSLGDGERQEAGSVAVDPAGNALITGSFLGSIDFGGTILTSKGSMPDGQGSVQVGDIFVAKFGPSGDYLWSRQAGDGELQRASGIAVDSGGNVIAGGNFRGTLDFGTGPMTTRGELDGVVAKLQP from the coding sequence ATGCGCACCTTCTCCTTTTCGACCCGAGCCCAGCTCTTCGCGTGCCTCACGCTCCTCCCTGTCTTCGCCGCCTGCTCGCAGGAGGTCAGGACCTATCCCGATGCAGGGGGTGGGGGCGGGAGCGGTGGGCAGGGGGGCGCGGGCGGCTCGGCGCCCACCCCCGGCGCCGCGCTCTGGTCAGTTCAGATCGGACAGAACGGCTATGACTCGGTCGCGAGCGTCGCCGTGGATCCTGCGGGCAACACGCTCGTCATCGGGCACTTCTCGGGCGCGATCGATCTCGGCGGGGGGCCCATCACGTCGCCGAACGGGTCTGCGACGTTCGTCGCGAAGCTCGACCGCGACGGCAAGCACGTCTGGAGCAAGGCATTCACGCTGAGCTTGCCTGGAGGCCAGCACATCGCGGTGGACCCGAACGGCGAGGTCCTCGTGGGAGGGAACTATTTTTACGATCTCGACTTCGGCGGCGGCCCTCTGCCCAAGACCAACGGCGGGCTCGCGGTCGCCAAGCTCTCGGGGCTCGACGGCTCTCACATCTGGAGCAAGGGGTTTGGCGATCAATACTCGAAGGATCTGAAGTACGTGGCGTCCGATCGTTTCGGGGGCGTCGTGATCCTGGGTCCGTACGGCGGCACCGTGGACTTTGGCGGCGGCCCGATCGGCAACGAATTCAGCGGCGGCGACGTCTTCTTCGCGAGGCTGGACGCGGCGGGCAACCAGGTCTTCACGCGCAACATCAACGGCGGCCAATTCGACGACGCCTACGGGCTCGCCGTCGACGAGCAAGGCAACATCGCCATCGCCGTGGGATTCGAGGAGACGATCTCCCTCGGCCAGGAGCCCGCCACGTCGAAGGGGCAAAAGGACATCCTCCTCGCCAAGTTCGACCCGCTGGGCAATTTTCTATGGCAGAAGGCGTTCGGCGACGCCCTCTACGACACGGCTTCCCAGATCGCTTTCGACGCGCAAGGCAACATCCTCTTGACGGGGACCTTCGGCGGGAGCGTGAGCTTCGGCGGCGAGCCGCTCGTCGCGCTCGGCACCAACCCGAACGTCTTCCTGGCCAAGTTCGATCCCGACGGCAACCACGTCTACAGCCGCTCCCTGGGAGACGGCGAGCGCCAGGAGGCCGGGTCGGTGGCGGTCGATCCGGCTGGGAACGCGCTGATCACCGGGTCTTTCCTCGGATCCATCGACTTTGGCGGGACCATTCTCACGAGCAAGGGGTCCATGCCCGATGGTCAAGGCTCGGTGCAGGTGGGCGACATCTTCGTCGCGAAGTTCGGGCCGAGCGGCGATTACCTCTGGAGCCGCCAGGCAGGCGACGGCGAGCTGCAGCGCGCGAGCGGCATCGCGGTCGATTCCGGGGGCAACGTGATCGCGGGGGGGAACTTCCGAGGCACCCTCGATTTCGGCACGGGCCCCATGACCACGCGCGGCGAGCTCGACGGCGTCGTCGCGAAGCTCCAGCCCTGA
- a CDS encoding TetR/AcrR family transcriptional regulator, whose amino-acid sequence MYISRPIEPKKSTRQRDAERTRAALLIAARTLFSTRGFANTGVRDVADLAGVNSSLVGRYFGSKQGLFRATLEQVLDISPALQGDRSRFGVDMVAAFFDDAVDAPGPLAMMILSAADPEAHATSVEMLQTKAIAPLARWLGPPDGEGRAARLNILWSGFLTSWKLLPIDALADAARIASTRRWLEATTQAIVDEGEG is encoded by the coding sequence GTGTACATCTCCCGCCCGATCGAGCCGAAGAAGTCGACGCGCCAGCGCGACGCCGAGCGGACGCGCGCGGCGCTCCTCATCGCCGCGCGGACCCTGTTCTCGACGCGGGGCTTCGCCAACACGGGCGTGCGCGACGTGGCCGATCTCGCCGGGGTGAACTCCTCGCTCGTGGGCCGCTACTTCGGCTCGAAGCAGGGGCTGTTCCGGGCGACGCTGGAGCAGGTGCTCGACATCTCCCCTGCCCTCCAGGGCGACCGGAGCCGCTTCGGCGTGGACATGGTGGCGGCCTTCTTCGACGACGCCGTCGACGCGCCGGGCCCGCTGGCGATGATGATCCTGTCGGCGGCCGACCCCGAAGCGCACGCGACGAGCGTCGAGATGCTCCAGACGAAGGCGATCGCGCCCCTGGCCCGGTGGCTGGGACCCCCGGACGGCGAGGGGCGCGCGGCGCGGCTCAACATCCTCTGGAGCGGCTTCCTCACGAGCTGGAAGCTCCTGCCCATCGATGCGCTCGCCGACGCCGCGCGCATCGCCTCCACCCGCCGCTGGCTCGAGGCAACGACCCAGGCGATCGTCGACGAGGGCGAAGGCTGA
- a CDS encoding flavin-containing monooxygenase, translating to MDANTKVQGSFSPAALKEKYRIEREKRLRPDGNAQYVDLSGVFADFDKDPYVEPGFTRAALTEQIDVLIVGGGFGGMLAAVRLRQAGVHSFRLIEKGGDFGGTWYWNRYPGAACDVESYIYMPLLEETGYIPTEKYAKAPEIFAHCQRIGRQFDLYKAALFQTQVEDMEWNEEQKRWNVTTSRGDKLAARFVIIAGGILHKAKLPGLPGIETFKGHAFHTSRWDYSYTGGGPHGHLTRLADKRVGIIGTGATAVQAIPHLGASAKQLYVFQRTPSGVGPRGNQPTDETWAKTLKPGWQKERIRNFTAIVTGSPQEVDMVRDGWTYIFDDPATLEAKTPEEAAELRQLADYRKMEEVRARVETIVEDRATAEALKPYYNQLCKRPCFHDEYLETFNRPNVQLVDTDGKGVERITPHGVVVGGKEYPVDCLIFASGFELTSEYTRRLGFDIRGRGGQSLRDAWADGPATLHGMTTRGFPNMLVFSPAQAGWSINFVHLIDEQAHHAAYIVERCLARGIEAVEPTEGAQQEWFQAILGSLMKSTNPFGGPECTPGYYNNEGAQFAPSALRGAPFGDALTFFEILKKWREADDLAGLEATRG from the coding sequence ATGGATGCGAACACGAAGGTTCAGGGCTCTTTCTCTCCGGCGGCGCTGAAGGAGAAGTACCGGATCGAGCGCGAGAAGCGGCTGCGTCCTGACGGCAACGCCCAGTACGTCGACCTCAGCGGCGTCTTCGCGGATTTCGACAAGGACCCCTACGTCGAGCCCGGCTTCACCCGCGCGGCGCTGACCGAGCAGATCGACGTGCTGATCGTCGGCGGCGGCTTCGGCGGCATGCTGGCCGCGGTGCGGCTGCGCCAGGCGGGAGTCCACTCCTTCCGCCTCATCGAGAAGGGCGGCGATTTCGGCGGCACCTGGTACTGGAACCGCTATCCGGGCGCGGCGTGCGACGTGGAGTCGTACATCTACATGCCGCTGCTCGAGGAGACCGGCTACATCCCGACCGAGAAATACGCCAAGGCGCCCGAGATCTTCGCCCATTGCCAGCGCATCGGCCGGCAATTCGACCTCTACAAGGCGGCGCTGTTCCAGACCCAGGTCGAGGACATGGAGTGGAACGAGGAACAAAAGCGCTGGAACGTCACGACGAGCCGGGGCGACAAGCTCGCGGCGCGGTTCGTGATCATCGCCGGCGGCATCCTCCACAAGGCGAAGCTGCCCGGCCTCCCGGGGATCGAGACCTTCAAGGGCCACGCATTCCACACGAGCCGCTGGGATTATTCCTATACCGGCGGCGGCCCCCATGGCCATTTGACCAGGCTGGCCGACAAGCGCGTGGGCATCATCGGCACGGGCGCGACCGCGGTCCAGGCGATCCCCCACCTCGGCGCCTCTGCCAAGCAATTGTACGTCTTTCAGCGCACGCCCTCGGGCGTCGGCCCGCGCGGCAACCAGCCCACCGACGAGACCTGGGCGAAGACGCTGAAGCCCGGCTGGCAGAAGGAGCGCATCCGCAATTTCACCGCGATCGTCACCGGGTCCCCGCAGGAGGTCGACATGGTGCGGGACGGCTGGACCTACATCTTCGACGACCCCGCGACCCTCGAGGCCAAGACCCCCGAGGAAGCCGCCGAGCTGCGCCAGCTCGCCGATTATCGCAAGATGGAGGAGGTCCGCGCGCGGGTCGAAACCATCGTCGAGGATCGGGCGACGGCCGAGGCGCTCAAGCCCTATTACAACCAGCTCTGCAAGCGGCCCTGCTTCCACGACGAATACCTCGAGACGTTCAACCGCCCGAACGTCCAGCTCGTCGACACCGACGGCAAGGGCGTCGAGCGCATCACGCCCCACGGCGTGGTGGTGGGAGGCAAGGAATACCCGGTCGATTGCCTGATCTTCGCCTCGGGGTTCGAGCTCACGAGCGAATACACCCGGCGGCTCGGCTTCGACATCCGCGGGCGCGGCGGCCAATCCCTGCGCGATGCCTGGGCCGACGGGCCGGCGACGCTGCACGGCATGACCACCCGCGGCTTTCCGAACATGCTGGTGTTCAGCCCCGCCCAGGCGGGCTGGTCGATCAACTTCGTGCACCTCATCGACGAGCAGGCGCACCACGCCGCCTACATCGTCGAGCGTTGCCTCGCGCGGGGCATCGAGGCCGTCGAGCCGACGGAGGGGGCGCAGCAGGAGTGGTTCCAGGCGATCCTCGGCAGCCTCATGAAGAGCACCAACCCGTTCGGCGGCCCCGAATGCACGCCGGGCTATTACAACAACGAGGGCGCCCAGTTCGCCCCGAGCGCGCTTCGCGGCGCTCCTTTCGGGGACGCGCTCACCTTCTTCGAGATCCTGAAGAAATGGCGCGAGGCCGACGATCTCGCGGGTCTCGAAGCGACGCGTGGCTGA
- a CDS encoding DoxX family protein produces the protein MSIESHDARRMTFARRVFASSAPRAVLLIRLAVGVVFTSEGIQKFLYPEALAAGRFAKIGIPAPEVMGPFVGGVELVCGVLVLLGLATRLAALPLVIDMIVALISTKVPILLGHGFWRFQHLMVPKHGFWSMLHEARTDMSMLLGAIFLFIVGAGAWSVDAALVRQRPRDGHVPGS, from the coding sequence ATGAGCATCGAATCTCACGACGCACGTAGAATGACCTTCGCGCGGCGGGTTTTCGCGTCGAGCGCGCCGCGCGCCGTCCTGCTGATCCGGCTGGCGGTGGGCGTCGTGTTCACCTCCGAGGGTATCCAGAAGTTCCTCTACCCGGAGGCGCTCGCCGCGGGGCGCTTCGCCAAGATCGGGATCCCGGCGCCCGAGGTGATGGGCCCGTTCGTCGGTGGCGTCGAGCTCGTGTGTGGCGTGCTCGTCCTGCTCGGGCTCGCGACGAGGCTCGCAGCCCTGCCGCTCGTCATCGACATGATCGTCGCATTGATCTCGACGAAGGTGCCGATCCTGCTCGGTCACGGGTTCTGGAGGTTCCAGCACCTGATGGTCCCGAAGCACGGCTTCTGGAGCATGCTGCACGAGGCGCGGACCGATATGTCGATGCTGCTCGGGGCGATCTTTTTGTTCATCGTGGGCGCGGGAGCATGGTCCGTCGATGCCGCGCTCGTGCGGCAGCGCCCCAGGGACGGGCACGTCCCTGGCAGCTGA